In Kwoniella bestiolae CBS 10118 chromosome 3, complete sequence, the genomic stretch GCTAGAGAGCGCATGACTCACATCCATACCCCTCGCCTGGGTCAGTCCCATTATACCCCCTCTCATTAGTCAAAACCACCTCATGTCTCCCCTGCCCCAACGTCGAGTTGGAGTATAAGACCTGCGTGAACACGTCGACAGGGCGATTACCGTTGTTATAGATTTTGGGTGATCCGTCGATTGACGTGGAATAATATTCGTGACTATACTTACCGTCAGCGCATACATGTTCTTGGTGTATATACTCCCAGTCCAAGTccaaagaggagatgaacaCCCACTTTGACCTGAATGCACCGAAGAGCCATATCCCATTACCTTTGAAAGTGAACTTCATACTGTCCCCTAGGGTGGATGAGGCGTGGAAGGTGGAATTGGAATATCGGTCGATAAATGGGTCTCCTGTCGGTAGGACCAATAATCATCAGTGAGATGTCAATATGAATCGATGACAAGCGCACACTGGGAGGACAGTCAGATGTGATCACATGGAGACCTACcttcatgatcatctccatcccatttACCCACGTAGGTCAGAAGAGGCGAAGGGTCATCTAGCGTTATATTCTTATTGCCGCTCATCCCGCATCGAGTCTGCGATATCGACGTAGTGCCAAAACGATTTGAAGAGTCAGCAGTATTGACGACCTCGGGCGAGACTGTATATAAACTGTTGTTAACTGATTTCCCATGGGATCCCATAATACATCATATGAGACCCATAATCAGCCAAAGGACCTCCTGAAGATTTACTGAATAAGCTTTCAAAAGGTCAAATGGGATCTAGATCCAGCAAGGGGCGAAATCGATTATAGGCTTTACTCCTTATAGTACACACCCACATGACGTCGATACTAGTACCAGTACCTTTGTGTATATGTTTAGAAAATAATTCAGATTCATCTGGATACTAGGCATAACACAAAGTTAGGAGGGCGGAGTGCTAATTCCAGATTTATTCGATGCCCACAGCGCAGACTATATGGCCATCCTTTCTTTGTATTCCACCTGCTTATTGGACTCCATTCGAAGGATATATCCCGTGTGCGCATCTGACGGTCAGTAAGAATACATGAGATGCCTAGCAGGATTCAGTATGGTATTGATGTGTTTGTCAGTGATGATTCCAACTGTCAGTTGAAGAGTAAGAATACAATGGGGCGAacatacatacagtacatggCATAACAGTCTATAAACATCTactctcttcctcttacAATCTGAccccaccactcccacccgCATTCCCAcgatccatccaatcaatctcatctccccctaccttcctcccctcatcactctcactttCCCTCTCCGTCAATTCATACGCTTCaggtccatcatcatcatccgcGTTGGCATGTCCATTCTGCTCCAATTTTGAatatcccctctcctccgcaTTGACGTCGTTCTGCTTGTTCAACTGAGCGTTCTTGCCGGAGTTGGAGTATAGGTGGACCAGGAATGTTATAATGAGATATAGGaggaatgagagtgagaagtCGAAGAGGGCGTAGGAGACGTGATCTATACCCTTTCCATCGGCATTTCGCAACTCCTCGTCTGTTGCTGACATGAAGAGGGTACTGCGGGAAGAAGCGAAGTCAGCAGCTGCAGTATGAAGCGTTGTTGAATAAAATCCGGATAGGATGGACCACTTACCCTCCTAAAGTCAAGAGCTAAATCATGATCACACTGTCAGCTACCCTTGATTCTCTTAAGAAattcagctgactcacgtATGGCGGTAGATGCTGGAAAATCCTGACTGTCCCAGGTGGCGTAGGTTTATCATTGAGTACGAAGCAGACTTCGATGAGTCGTAATGTCCCAGCGGCGATCAGAGCGTATCCGAATAGTCCGTGTATCTATGTATGTATAACGAGTAGGTCAGCTCCAACTCGCCCTGTGCCCTTGATGATTACGATGACCCACCTtcgacgagatcatcaaCGCTTGTTCGTGCGCGCTCATACCCCAACCAGTCATGATGATACTGCACACGCGTCAGCTTTACATTATCTATGTCTCGAGAATTgaaatcagctcacatcacAGCAGGGACGAACgacctcttcccattcctACTCAACCATATACCCAACATACCACCGGCCCACCAAAGGACGCCCTGCGGAGTTCACCTTTGTTAGCTGTGTTCATCAAATGCATGAgagagcaactcaccatcatggTATGTTGCATGTCCTTATGCGTCCAAGGCCCACCATGGTGTTCggtgaaggtgttgatgatgccCTATAATCATTCACATCAGACAATCAGGACATCATTTTATGTCACGCCGACGAAAGAAGGAGACCATCAACGATGGAAAGAAAGCGACACCCACCCAAACCATTATAACAGAACTATCCAACATCTCCTGACTCCTTCCAGTCCTTTCCAACCACTGATGTCCAACATGCAACATAATAACCATGATAGCTGCGTACCCTATAAACGCTGATCCCATAATATAATGGGCGGCACATTGACCCAGATGCCCTCCTCGACAGTATCCCAGCGCAGTGACTACTCCAAATAGCATTTCTAAAAGCACAGCAAGATTGCTCAGAATTAGTACACGCTTGGCTAGGAGGTTTGGAACGATATGAGAGCGCAGGAGACTTACGGGTCCATCCTAGTACTGGAAAGGTTTTACCtatgaatgaatgaaaggGAACTACCCATGGTCTAATGCTTTTCTCCAATATATGCAATTTGAGGAAAATTCCTAGACCGACTTGCTATGTTTCATAACGAGGATTGTCAGCTATCACAAACAACTCGATATTTTACTGGGCGAGCTGAACGGTAAAAGGTCGAGTCAACTCACCGACACCAACACCCATGTGATTATCTTAGCCATTAACCCGTGAACCTGTACATATCCATTTAAGCTCATTTCCCCCTTGTTACCATGATGGAGTCACAGCTCACAGTCTCAGGATACTGTCTTCCACCATGATGATGACCAAAGTACATCCCAACGAAGCAGAGTACTAAGCCATAACGCCATCCAATCAGCTCATGCGTCCCGTGCATAATGAGAAGTGACATACCTGTATTTATAGATTGAAGCGGTACGTGGTATTTCGACCTTTTCCCAATATACCAAATCAGCCTTTCTACTATAGCGAGCGGTCGAGGGAGACGCTAGCTCACTTTGATAGACCCAGGACCATACCTATAGGGAACGATATCCCCCATAAGAAGGTTTGTAGGCCCCCATGCAAGTATATGAGTCCGTCTATGGGTACGCCCTCATCGATCTGAGTGACATTGTGATGCTCGTGTGCGTGAGCTGTAGTCATCACAAACAATGCATATCAGCTATTATAATCAAGCTACCAGACCTGAGGGTTGAAAAATGATTGATGTACTCACCATGAGCAGCTGCTAGCACAGCACAGGAAGCGTACAACAAGGTTCTCCTCAGCATGTTAGTTGTACTCTTCgttcctttcttctcgaAGATGAGCGGCAACACGACAAGCTTCGTTCTTTTGGTCTGTATTTGACTTGGATAGTCTCGAGCTCTACGCTATGTGCTGGGTGATCCTGTCGATGGGGTGTCCGCTTGCGATGATCACTAGTAGGATAACTAATGAAGAATCAACATTACAAATGAAAGATGCAAGCGAAAACAACAGACAAATTGGATTTCATGTGATTGATTACGTCTGCCGTAACCACACGCTCGCTCGCTACTCGGCGGTCAAATCCGTCGTCTCCAACTCCGGCTGATGGCCGAGATGGATCAGTTATTCCATCCATTTTCACGTACTCACATACTCATGCAAAGGCAGACTAGCAGAAGACTTGCAATATTATCCAACAGCAAGCagatatgcatatatattCAGATATTGAACACAAATAAACCAACATGTTCAAGACGAAGTAACCATATATACACAGATCTACCTACTGGGCAATACTACGAAAAAGTCAAGACGGAGAGATATTTGCCCGGGTTCGCCAAATCCTAATCCCTATACATAAGGGATAGACGCCAAGGCAGGCCCAGCATCAGCCCCAAGCAAATGGGTCAATCTCTTTTGAGCCACCTCGACAGCTTCATCCCTCACCACACCCTTCGCACCGTTCGCCAATCGCTTAGGCGCAGATCCATCGTCCAGACCCAATTGAGCGTCTGACCAAACATTCTCCACTGGGACAGTGTTGGGTGCACCCACACCGGCTCGTCCACCGATAGCCTTCCAATCTGAGATTCTCTTCAGTTCAAGCTTGTTGAATACTGTATCCAACGATTCGACGAGATGAGTGATTTGTTCGGTCGAGTGTCCGGGTGTAGGGGTGATTCTTAATCGTTCTTCCCCGACAGCTACGGTGGGGTAGTTGATGGATTGAACGTAGATCTGATGGTTGGATAATAACATATCTGACGCTTCTTTTGCCAAGGCTGCATCACCCACAAGGACGGGGATGATATGGGATGGATTGGGAACAACGGGGATATCAAGACCGTTCAATTGTCGTTTGACTTCTCGGGTATTGAGCTGTTGTAATCTCCTATCACCCTTGTATTCCCTTTGATAAGCGATCGAAGCCTGAGCACCGGCAACTACAGCGGGTGGGAGCGAAGTGGTAAAGATGAAGCCGGGAGCGTAAGATCGGACTACATCGACCAAATCTGATGACCCAGCGATGTACCCTCCAACCACTCCATAGGCTTTACCGAGCGTTCCAGTGATGATGTCGATTCGGTCCATGACACTACCCTTGACTGGATCGGAAGAAAGTCGAGTAGCGAGATGAGCATCGTAATCCAAATGTTCAGCTACACCCGCACCATTAGGACCGTACATCCCAACAGCATGAACTTCATCTAGGAAAGTGATAGCTCCGTATTTGTCGGCGAGATCGCAGATCGCTTCAATGGGTGCGACAGATCCACACATCGAATAAACACTTTCAAAAGCGATCAGCTTGGGTGTTTCCTTAGGCACAGCTTTGAGTTTAGCTTCGAGATCGGCCAAATCGTTGTGTTTGAAGATGACCTTCTTGGCGCCAGAGTGTCGAATACCTTGAATCATCGATGCATGGTTGGAAGAATCGGAGAAAATCACACATCCAGGTAACTTGGCTCCGATCGTGGCGAGGCATGCATCGTTGGCGACGTAGCATGATGAGAAAACGAGAGCGGCTTGTTTACGGTGAAGTGAGGCAAGTTCGTCTTCGAGAGAAAGGTGTAATGCACCGTTACCCGCGATGTTACGGGTaccacctgcacctgctccGTACCGATCGAGGGTACGTCTGTCCGCGCTTGTCAGCTGCGATGTAGATATGAAACAGttcaaagctgactcacttcATGGTACCAAGTACAACAGGGTTCTTACTCATACCTAAATAATCATTCGCGCACCACACATTCACTTCATCCTTGACATTGGAAGTATGCGCGATCGTAAATTTAGCGGCAAGTCGATTAATGTTGTTGAAGTATCGGTATGACCTATTACCACGTATATGATCAGCATCGAGCAATATGAGACTGGTCGATCTCGATCGGAGAAGAGATACTCACTTGTCTTTGTGTTTCTTTTGCAACTCGGCATCGTAGAACTGTTGATAATCGAATCTGCCAGCAGTACGAGCAGTCTCTACGACATTCACAGCAGCCTCTCTTGCAGCTTGGGCATGGGGGCATTTGGCAGCCTCGGCATTGTTGAATTGGACATTCTTTTGCTGCGACCCAAAAGATATGCAATTAGCGCATTGACCACTTGGTTGTTATGCTTGAGTGACACGATCGTTTTCTTTGATACATGtgatccactcaccttgtgcatctcctcaacttccCTGTTGCCAGCGACCGAAGCATAAGTCCTAGCTTGAGAGATCGACGCGAGCTTGGGACCCATCATGGGACAAGTCATAGCTTTGGCAGTGAGCGATGAGACATTTGAAGATACGTTGGTGGATGCCATCGATCGGAGTGAGCCAGCGGTGGAGTGGCCCAGGAAGGGGCAAACTCCAGAGTATCGGAGGAGTGAAGTTACTTGCATGGTGGTTGGTGCTCTTTGGCTTGGTGCGGATGAGATATGgtaagaagatgaagtaggTAGAGAcgaatgagatgaagaggcaAGATGGAGACGAAAGAGAGGGGAATAGAAGTAGAAAATCAAAGTTGTGCGATGGGtgacgagatcaaagcaACAAGCGAGTCACAGTCACAGTATTCGGAATTATTATTAATTTGTATATGGCACCCAATCACAATCCACTCAATTCCCAATTGTGGCAAATCCATCTCCACGGTATCCCTTTCTCCCCTTGTTCGTAGTACGGCCGTTGTCAAGACGACGTATACCTTTGTATCACAGATTGCTTCCCCTCGTCTCGTCATCCCATGCATCCAAGTTACCCAACCAATATAGGTCTGGGGGAAGGATTGGAACCATTCTTGGGGGTAGTGAAGGGATAGACGGATTGGACTAAGCGCAGAACTGGCCACATGTCGACCACGTTTCAAACAGGGGGCAATCGTTATGTCACGTGATATCCGAGATTTCAGCTAACCATACCTTCGAGAGATGTCATGTCTAAAAAGTTGAACATTGTCAAACCCGTGATAGATATTCAGGTTAATCTCTTAGCTTGACTCGCCGTAGCTTAAGAAACTACAGTAAGATGCGAGTAAATCCCACATACATATCAATAGGTTCCAACCGCTCTTCCTCATGTTCAGCCATCACCCCTAGTGGCTTACTAGCATTCGGAGCTGGTAAATTGTTGGCTCTGTGGGATACCGAGTCGACTTCTAGCCACGGTGTACAAAGGACATTACCGGGACATAAAGGTCAGATCACCACTGTCAAACTTgtgtcttcttcgtccgGTGATAAGTTCATATCGGGAGATACCAACGGGGAAATCCGGGTATGGTCCAGCACAGGGGGAGAATGGAAGTGCGAGAAGAGTTGGACAGCGCATGAGGGCTCATCGATATCTGCTATTGGAATTTCACCTAGCGGATGGATCATAACGGGAGGGTCGGATAGTAAGATTAAAATCTGGGATGAGGAGTACAAGGAGAAACAGGTTATAAAGCTGGAAAAGGGGAGATTACCTTTGGATTTGGACTTGGCTACTTTACCTGGGTCTAAAGGTATGCTCACTTTTCTTCCTTACTTCCGAACACCAATGTCTTCATTAGATGTATTAGATACCCGATGATGAGACAAGTCTGATCTGCTTTTGACCTTGCTATAGCCCCAATACTAGCAGTAGGAGCCACCGACCGTCTCATCCGAATCTACACCCTCACACCAAATCACGAATTCACCTTATCCCTTACGCTAGAGGGCCACGAAGATTGGGTACGATGTCTATCATTCAcctcatatccctctcatGATCAGACTAAGGAAGATCTGTTCTTGGCTAGTGGAGCTCAAGATAATTTCATCAGATTATGGAGAGTTTCTTCTATACCTGCACAGCAAGCTGAGCAGATACAGAtagacgagaagaaggaagcgTCTGCCGAAGGCTTAGATCTACTAGATGAGTTCGAGAGGAGGTTAAATGGCGAAGGAAGTGGTCAGATCAGTACCAAGGCTCATATCCTAGCTGTGCAAGATGGTCCCAACCCACTACGATACAACATTACTCTCGAAGCATTACTTGTAGGGCACGAGTCAGGCTTAACGAACCTCCACTGgtcatccccctctccgACACAGCCAAACCCCCTACTCCTTTCCACAGCTTCCGACAACTCGCTGATCATCTGGGTTCCCTCTTCGGATGGGATATGGATCCCCGAGCATCGTTTCGGAGCTATAGGAGGAAGGGGCCTCTCGTTCTACGGAGCCATATGGGGTaaagggggaaggagcgTGTTGGCAAGTGGATGGAACGGGGGTTGGGAAAGATGGGTGAAGACTGCcggagaagatggggaggaagaatggCAGGTAAAGAGCGGGACGAATGGACATTATGGGGATGTACAGAGTTTGAGCTGGGATCCGAGGGAGGAGTATTTGATTTCTGTTGGGTGAGTCGGACTGTCCTTTTTGTTTTTACCTTTGTTCACTGCTTCgcctcccctctctccctctctccccttACTCACCTCCTAAGATCCAAGGCAATGCAGCGACTAACTCAAATCTCATATCAGAACCGACCAAACATCCCGAATACACGCTACGACATCCCTcgcctcctcatccacctccacctcacaATGGGCAGAGATCGCTCGACCCCAGATACACGGCTACGACATGACAGACATTGCGTTCATCTCCCCCCTGAGATTCATAAGTAGTGCAGATGAGAAGGTAGCCAGAGTGTTCGATGCGCCCGAAGGATTCGTAGAGTCGTTGAGGACGTTGGGTGTATCTGAGGGAAGTAAGGCGCAGGAGGGATTGAGACCTAAGGGGGCGACTGTGCCTCCTTTGGGACTGTCCAATAGGGCTTTGCAGAAGGGTGAGTTCACGTAGCACAATCCTAGCTGTACCTTGCCCATGCCAACAAGGTTGGTCTTGACATACTTTTAATCTGTCtcaaagctgacttgctTGGTTATTGTGATATAGCTCCAGCTCATTCGGACAAAATCgagaaagaaggaatgaaCGAAGccatcatatccatctctCACACTCTTACATCCCTACCCACCGAAGAAGAATTGGCAACCTCAACATTATGGCCTGAGATGGAGAAAATCTATGGACACGGGTACGAACTCGTCTGCGTAGCTTCTTCTCACTATACTCTCGATCAAGCGGGATCGGAGATCGTCGCGACCTCGTCGAAATCTACCAATCTTGAGCATTCAGGTATACGTCTATACAGTACGAATAATTGGGAGCTATACGGCGAAGTATTAAAGGGCCATTCCCTGACTGTTACGAGGATCCAATTCTcacatgatgatgatttgatgttATCCTGTTCTAGAGATAGGTCTTGGAGGTTGTTCAAGCATAATAAGGATAGGAAGAGCTACGAGCCAATCGTAGAGCAGGAAAAGGCCCATGCGAGGATGATATTGGATTGTTGTTTCGCCAAGGGGGATAGTGGAGTCTTTGCGACTGCCTCGAGGGATAAgactgtgagtgtttctACTGTCTCTGCTATGTTGTTcaaggagagagaaaagggatATACTGATTGGATTGAAATGGTCGCGCTTGTATAGGTGAAAATATGGATACCGACCAACGAAGATAAGTCGAACTGGAAATGTACAGAGACTATCAAATTCAACGAAGCTACTACCTCAGTGGACATGATACCCTATCAGGATGGGTACCTATTAGCTGTGGGAACTGAGATTGGATCGATGTCGATCTACTCATTGACGAAGGAGAGTGGTGATATCAAGGCTGAGGTGCTGACTACTTTGGATGAGAGGTACGTTTATCCGAGCTTTGCTTGACGAATGATGCCATGTGGTATTCGGAGTACGAGATGCTGATCCTCTTCGAACTTGCAGCATATCACACGTTGGACCCGTCAACAGACTTGCCTGGAGGAGACAAGATGGGAAATACCAATTGGCCAGTTGTAGTGATGATAGGAGTGTGAGGGTGTTCGATATTGAGCTATGATGAGCAGACATCAACACCAAAGCCTAGTTGGTAGATCGCACTTCACGCATCGCACATCCGGTACATATACCATGCATAGTATACACTTGTCAAGTGGTCCATTCCATTCTCGCTCAGTCTTGGCGGGGAGACAGCGTTGTGCCACGTTCGTATGATATTGTGCGATTTAAGCTGAATAAGGTAATTTCGGCTTGGTTTTCCCGGTTCCGGATCATTCGACATAGGACATTCGATATCAACCCTGATTCCACCATACTCATTCTATATCTCACTCGACCTGTTGATAGctatcttcatcttgttcatctcGCTATCGGTTGCTCGTCACCACTCGCCCGGTCGTAAATAGCCAAGATGTCAGGTCTAGCAAAACTCCTCACTTCCATCGCTCCTCCCCCCGCTGCCCCCTTATCAAGGGATTACGATGGGTTGGAATACAGATGGAAGATGTTCTCATTCCGACCTGCCGCATTTAAGTTCGAAGCTGTCGTACTTGGGATCGTAGGGTTTTATCTGGCCATTTACCTTGTTGGCAAAGCTATCAACACCGGTAGAGCCAAATCGACGTGAGTGTTCTCTGTCACCCCTCCTACACCCCTTATACCGGATGTGACTGTTGTAAGAGGgaacgaagctgatcaaatGATGGAGCAGTATCAAGCCATACGAATCCCTCTTGACCAACCAATTCTCCCAAGTCcgacccctcctctcctcctctcccgcCTTACACCTCCTGTACGCAACCGGCCGACGAAATTTGTTATCCCTCCATACGACCGTCTCGCTCCTTCCTATCCATGACCTCGCGGGATTGGTAATCCATTTCGTCAAATCAGTTATCGAACCTACTTACAACGGTGCTGAACAGCTCAACTTCGATTTCACCGTTGGAAGAGGTGAATTGGGGCTGCAAGGTGAAGGTTTGGGTGTTTGGGGGGTGGTTGATAAGTCTGCGTTGAGGGAGACtagagagaagagatgggatTTGGTGGGTTATCTTCTCTTAGCTTATG encodes the following:
- a CDS encoding 5-aminolevulinic acid synthase, which translates into the protein MQVTSLLRYSGVCPFLGHSTAGSLRSMASTNVSSNVSSLTAKAMTCPMMGPKLASISQARTYASVAGNREVEEMHKQKNVQFNNAEAAKCPHAQAAREAAVNVVETARTAGRFDYQQFYDAELQKKHKDKSYRYFNNINRLAAKFTIAHTSNVKDEVNVWCANDYLGMSKNPVVLGTMKRTLDRYGAGAGGTRNIAGNGALHLSLEDELASLHRKQAALVFSSCYVANDACLATIGAKLPGCVIFSDSSNHASMIQGIRHSGAKKVIFKHNDLADLEAKLKAVPKETPKLIAFESVYSMCGSVAPIEAICDLADKYGAITFLDEVHAVGMYGPNGAGVAEHLDYDAHLATRLSSDPVKGSVMDRIDIITGTLGKAYGVVGGYIAGSSDLVDVVRSYAPGFIFTTSLPPAVVAGAQASIAYQREYKGDRRLQQLNTREVKRQLNGLDIPVVPNPSHIIPVLVGDAALAKEASDMLLSNHQIYVQSINYPTVAVGEERLRITPTPGHSTEQITHLVESLDTVFNKLELKRISDWKAIGGRAGVGAPNTVPVENVWSDAQLGLDDGSAPKRLANGAKGVVRDEAVEVAQKRLTHLLGADAGPALASIPYV